One genomic window of Hemiscyllium ocellatum isolate sHemOce1 chromosome 25, sHemOce1.pat.X.cur, whole genome shotgun sequence includes the following:
- the LOC132827940 gene encoding sterile alpha motif domain-containing protein 9-like, with the protein MEKCPEKGTSLNGAEATFNVLEEMSTGYNQCNPHPFDEENAEFKYVKGNVLPPETGSKNLIIPCHEFKSFQLAAKRDAFEQEIKFAKEVIKFAAACMNCRSNGTIHFGIEDGSEYAHGEIVGMPVQNKELFVNARDVYIKRCFLRKYHAHAERSIRPPRFVEVIGDGIGEQRFVIEVDIVPSLSVVKGTFYTVQLPDLGKSEKGALRYFHHSIYKREGASSIRIPSGTIQHIPEYIRDRDFEREKAERDEELSKDDVYRKLSELFTSIKQHMDNEVNYILVTDSCREEDVENLSFLLRMRFFCVLDFDPSGKIHGLYNSDCKASSFSLDECFTESNSLADCVMKDSFQRTSWIFCNGQSHSDWQKPSDANTWMEARGKHLVDMISQLCTAIPEPFEVLFLWLSAANQLVAQAFHEFYARMHAKNHIKCIVQNREYYNSWTSLLDNTCNRDTLNNLSIVGTKLSYLDNMIQTIQSSQQLQHDDTEYEDLLPCIEVLRSDEYSCLEVNVDDEDWKKEIRAKEMHFYKGGKVNWMNFWLAENRLCSNIIKRDAYQQVHNHLNQVLGRASSKKPVITLTISHQPGSGGSTVARYILWDFRKRLKCAIVNTSSNVTSVCAKAKQLQNNERTDKGLPVLLLVEDCDEEYIDDLKINLGQAFATCSSKPSFILLHCKRAILSETFANASDTVHVNYKLSDKEKMLFNSKLKELKVQYDEDSILTFVLMSKEFQQNYLQQSVKKLLTSINQTSDVLNLIGSLALLNHYVEDSYITESQWEKIIKRHAHCEHSQPRSLESTLRKAAGCLLSCLYEPEAELQYIRIIHRKVAEEILNQLTVPQSQIVMKLIEWNVFFKYQSSKHVEKFIRQLFVQRKDNTDKVKLSFPPLIAHICEKEDKIKAEEVLEKACECFAQDAFVAQQFARFLCCEKKFIKAETWVKKAHSLQPSNSYIFHTEGQIYWRWCKSFNPVAQQNEQQTSAQRFRKPLGLALKAIDAFQSSQEMAKAESDWNNAGYFSEVEVGCYVVQLLPWLDTFKSKNGCHMNLIKYLLTDWIPEEVDTVWHMFHQKLKGLHNNICKAMESVYERMAYFYPDKHTEEKHFDLLRKSEEQFLFFFCFFEDSRDQLLKQENMEHLTPILKRHEIFHLGGGRLTKCFSLAPGTLMKIIQLCTNKCDETELRNYILSQIALAIHPYKYTPSEDKISEEELCDLSHTLCALSALGQCPVPYFIQVLLYWPEAEADDDSGEERDTCLIDALNVLDDMYNAKIKDVRAKRKSTRPHFFLGAGSGFQRFVHNTYLGGGNPWEVNPNKLQRIEGWTEGNQLFVQGHCQESKIRIHPGPKCLIPPGSTSASFYLGFTLRGCVAYDIQFE; encoded by the exons ATGG AGAAATGCCCAGAAAAAGGAACTTCTTTGAATGGGGCAGAAGCAACTTTCAATGTACTGGAAGAAATGTCGACAGGGTACAATCAGTGTAACCCTCATCCCTTTGACGAAGAAAATGCAGAATTTAAATATGTAAAAGGAAATGTACTTCCACCAGAAACTGGTAGCAAAAATTTAATTATTCCATGTCATGAGTTTAAATCATTTCAGCTGGCGGCAAAGAGAGATGCATTCGAGCAGGAAATAAAATTTGCAAAGGAGGTTATTAAGTTTGCTGCTGCATGTATGAACTGTAGAAGCAATGGGACGATTCATTTCGGAATTGAGGATGGTAGCGAGTATGCGCATGGAGAAATAGTGGGCATGCCTGTCCAAAATAAAGAACTCTTTGTTAATGCACGAGACGTGTACATTAAAcggtgctttttgagaaagtaTCATGCCCATGCTGAACGTTCAATTCGTCCGCCGAGATTTGTTGAAGTGATTGGTGATGGAATTGGAGAACAACGTTTTGTTATTGAAGTTGATATTGTTCCATCACTGTCAGTGGTGAAGGGGACATTTTATACAGTGCAACTTCCTGATCTTGGCAAGTCTGAAAAGGGAGCTCTGAGATATTTTCATCACTCAATCTACAAAAGAGAAGGAGCTTCTTCAATCCGCATTCCTTCAGGAACAATTCAGCATATACCCGAGTATATACGTGATAGAGATTTTGAAAGAGAAAAGGCAGAACGTGATGAAGAGCTTTCCAAAGATGATGTATACAGGAAACTGTCTGAACTGTTCACAAGTATAAAGCAACATATGGATAATGAAGTGAACTATATTCTAGTCACTGACAGCTGCAGAGAGGAAGATGTAGAGAATCTCAGCTTTTTGCTACGAATGAGGTTTTTCTGTGTTTTAGATTTTGACCCCAGTGGTAAGATACATGGTTTGTATAATTCAGATTGCAAGGCCAGCTCTTTTTCCTTAGATGAATGCTTCACTGAGAGTAATTCATTGGCTGACTGTGTGATGAAGGATTCCTTTCAACGAACCAGCTGGATATTTTGCAATGGGCAAAGCCATAGTGATTGGCAAAAACCTTCTGATGCAAACACCTGGATGGAAGCAAGAGGGAAGCACCTGGTGGATATGATATCACAACTCTGCACTGCAATCCCTGAGCCATTTGAGGTACTTTTTCTTTGGCTGTCAGCAGCAAATCAGCTAGTAGCACAGGCATTTCATGAATTCTATGCTAGAATGCATGCTAAAAATCACATAAAATGCATTGTGCAAAACAGAGAATATTATAATAGCTGGACAAGTCTTTTGGACAATACATGTAATAGAGACACACTTAATAACCTGAGTATTGTAGGAACAAAACTTAGTTATTTAGATAATATGATTCAGACTATACAATCTTCACAACAGTTGCAACATGATGATACAGAATATGAAGATTTGCTGCCTTGCATTGAAGTACTGAGATCAGATGAATACAGCTGTTTAGAAGTTAACGTAGATGATGAAGATTGGAAGAAAGAAATCAGAGCCAAGGAAATGCATTTTTACAAGGGTGGAAAAGTCAACTGGATGAACTTTTGGCTTGCTGAAAACAGACTTTGTAGTAACATTATAAAAAGAGATGCATATCAACAAGTTCATAATCATTTGAATCAAGTGTTAGGGAGAGCGAGTTCAAAGAAACCGGTGATCACTTTGACAATAAGTCACCAACCAGGCAGTGGAGGCAGTACTGTGGCTCGTTACATCCTATGGGACTTCAGAAAGAGACTGAAATGTGCAATTGTCAACACTTCAAGCAATGTAACATCAGTCTGTGCTAAGGCAAAACAATTACAGAACAATGAAAGGACAGACAAGGGGTTACCAGTGCTTCTGCTTGTTGAAGATTGTGATGAGGAATACATTGATGATTTGAAAATCAATCTAGGACAAGCATTTGCTACTTGTTCTTCAAAACCAAGCTTCATTCTACTGCATTGCAAGAGAGCTATATTATCAGAGACATTTGCCAATGCATCTGACACTGTGCATGTTAATTATAAATTATCAGACAAAGAGAAAATGTTGTTCAACAGTAAACTGAAAGAACTCAAAGTGCAGTACGATGAAGATTCCATCCTTACATTTGTTCTAATGAGCAAAGAATTTCAACAAAATTACCTTCAACAATCTGTGAAGAAATTGCTGACCAGTATTAATCAGACATCTGATGTCCTTAATCTAATTGGAAGTCTTGCTTTGCTAAATCATTATGTGGAAGATTCATACATTACAGAATCTCAGTGGGAGAAAATCATAAAACGACACGCACACTGTGAACACTCACAGCCCCGTTCTTTAGAGAGCACACTGAGGAAAGCAGCAGGCTGTCTGCTCTCTTGTTTGTATGAGCCTGAAGCAGAACTCCAGTATATTCGGATAATACATCGTAAAGTTGCAGAAGAAATACTTAATCAGCTGACGGTCCCACAAAGTCAGATCGTTATGAAACTTATTGAGTGGAATGTATTTTTCAAATACCAATCCTCTAAACATGTAGAGAAATTTATTAGGCAACTGTTTGTCCAAAGAAAAGACAACACAGATAAAGTCAAGCTTTCATTCCCTCCTCTTATTGCACATATATGTGAAAAAGAGGATAAAATTAAGGCTGAAGAAGTTCTGGAAAAAGCTTGTGAATGTTTTGCTCAGGATGCTTTTGTGGCTCAGCAATTTGCTCGATTTTTATGTTGTGAGAAAAAGTTTATAAAAGCTGAGACATGGGTGAAAAAGGCTCACTCATTACAACCATCCAATTCTTAtatttttcatacagaaggtcaAATATATTGGAGGTGGTGTAAGTCATTCAACCCTGTGGCACAGCAAAACGAACAACAGACCTCTGCGCAAAGGTTTCGAAAACCACTTGGGCTCGCACTAAAGGCAATTGATGCTTTCCAGAGTTCTCAAGAAATGGCCAAGGCAGAGTCTGACTGGAATAATGCAGGCTACTTCAGTGAAGTTGAAGTTGGGTGTTATGTTGTGCAACTTTTGCCTTGGCTTGACACGTTTAAAAGCAAGAATGGATGTCACATGAACCTGATAAAATATTTACTGACAGATTGGATCCCGGAAGAAGTAGACACAGTCTGGCACATGTTCCATCAAAAACTAAAAGGACTGCACAACAACATTTGCAAAGCAATGGAATCAGTTTATGAACGCATGGCCTACTTCTATCCTGACAAACACACTGAAGAGAAACATTTTGACCTGTTAAGAAAAAGTGAAGAACAATTCTTATTTTTCTTCTGTTTCTTTGAAGATTCCAGAGACCAACTGCTGAAACAAGAAAACATGGAACATCTAACACCAATTTTAAAACGCCATGAAATTTTTCATCTGGGAGGTGGGCGACTCACTAAATGTTTTTCTTTAGCCCCTGGAACGTTAATGAAAATAATACAGCTGTGCACTAATAAATGTGATGAAACTGAGCTGAGAAACTACATCTTATCACAGATTGCCTTGGCTATCCACCCCTACAAATACACTCCTTCTGAAGACAAGATTTCTGAAGAGGAACTTTGTGACCTGAGCCATACCCTGTGTGCACTGAGTGCTCTAGGTCAATGTCCTGTCCCGTACTTCATACAGGTCCTATTGTACTGGCCAGAAGCTGAAGCTGATGATGACTCAGGAGAAGAAAGAGATACATGTTTAATTGATGCATTAAACGTTTTGGACGACATGTACAATGCCAAAATAAAGGATGTGCGGGCTAAGAGAAAATCTACTCGCCCTCATTTTTTCTTAGGGGCCGGAAGTGGCTTTCAGCGGTTTGTCCACAACACATACCTCGGGGGTGGTAACCCATGGGAAGTGAATCCAAACAAGCTACAACGCATTGAGGGCTGGACAGAAGGCAACCAGCTTTTTGTCCAAGGGCACTGCCAAGAAAGTAAGATTCGAATCCACCCTGGCCCCAAATGTTTGATACCACCTGGGAGCACAAGTGCTTCATTCTATTTAGGATTTACATTGCGAGGCTGTGTTGCTTATGACATTCAGTTTGAATGA